catgatattcggtccttgggaaaaaaagttgGAAAATGTTATTGAGTACAAAGGCTGGCTCACatgtacatgctgaaaattcAAATATAGGTGAATGATTGtgtaatttaaaagaaaacaaataatcataCTATACATACACAAAATCTTGTCATACAACTTACTACTACATTTTTGAACTTACTTTCAATGTCGCCACTTATGCAGCTCATCAGCATGTCATTTATCGCAGTTTCAGCTGAAGGGCATATCATGATATCATCTATTgcaatgagaaaaaaaactcaatatttcaaataacaattttttttattgtttagttaCTTTTAGTTTGATCATCCTttacttttataaaaaataataaagaccACAGTTACTTACCAAATATTGTATCAGATTCATCTGATAAGCTTTGCATGTCAAAGTCCTGGTCCTCATATTGTGCTGCAGGTGCGTGGCTAGAAGATGGCAGTCCTGCGTTGGTGAAGGAGAAAGCTGGTGCAGACGGAAACAATTGTTTACGACATGATGCCTTTTTAGATACAAGGCTGGTTGAAGCAGGCAAAAGGGGCAAGGCCGTCACTTCTGCATCTGTAACAGGCACATTGATGTCTAATACACTAGGCACATCAATGGCAAGCTTAAAGGCTTGGGGGACACACCTGGGTGAGGTTGAATCAGTCACGGTGGGTAATGCTGCTGCCTGTACATCACTAAGCACATCAGTTGCAGGTTTAAAGGCTGGGGGCACCCAAGTGGTCGAGGCAACTGTTTCTGCTGGAGTTGGTGAGGCCACTGTCgagggtaaacaaaaatatacaaacctAATGTAAGGACAATATTGTATGTAAAGCCAAGGCTAGTTTGATATAACCAGAAAATAGTTTTTAATTGAGATTTCCAAAGTTTTCTTACCTGTTTCCTCATCTGTGGGAACGAATGATGATGGTGAATCGGTCACAGAAGGCAGTGCTGCTTCCTGCACATCACTGGGCACATCCATTGAAGGCTGAAAGACTGGGGTGACCCACATGGTTGAGGCAACTCTTTTAGACCTAGTCAAAGCAACTACGAGAGGTAATGCTCTTGCACATGACTCAGTTTGAGTTTTGGAAAGTTCAATACTACCAGTTGCAGGTATGGCCTCATTCAGTGTAGCTGGAGCTGGTAAGGCTGCAATCGAGGGAAAAATCACATAGAGAATAACAACAAGAGAGCGCAAACAGGTTAAGAGAGTTGAGGTCTTGAGAAAGTGAATTTCTAAATACATTTGACGTTTTCTTACCTACTTGTCCTTGGTTCATTGTTTCAGTTGGGTGAGACATGTGCAGCAATGAACTTGCAGCTGATGATGGCACTTCACATGTTGGCTTGGTTCCTAGGAATAAAGTAAATAACATATTAATAGAAATTTAAGTTAAAAGTAGAGTAGTATGAAAAAGGAAGACAACAGCTTCCATAAACTGCTTCCACATCCTCAATAACTCTGATacaagaagtatttttttacatGCCTCAATACTGAATTTTTGATCCACTTAAGGCATGTCTACTCAAAAATACTTTATTTACATTTCTAAATGTTAGTTTACCAACCTTTGCTAGTTGTAGGCACAGTAACCGTCATTGCTGCTGGGGCTGGTAAGGCAGCTGTTTAggacaaaaacaattaataataataataattaaagtgTTTTATATATGACaaaaacgtacatgtatgtaaagctGGTGATTTTTTGATGAAACCAGAAAACAAGATTACTTGGAATTTCCTGAGTTTGCTTACCTGCTTCCTCATCTGGGTTAGTAATTGCTGCAGTTGGATGAGGTGTGTGCAGCAATGCACATGCAGCTGATGATGGCACTTCACATTTTGGCTGGGTTGCtaggaatgaaacaaaaaatcgaAAATAGATCCAGCCATGGtttacaactacatgtagacaATTATCTAAAAGGCAGGCATCAACATTTATTACTGTTTTCAATAAAGGCAAATGGTCTTCATGCACTTGGGGTGATAGTGTTGTCAAAAACAGCAACATGTAatttattgtgatttttgttaatccgtgttaatgtttgtttattattagttATTGTTAGCCTTTTACCGTTCTGATGatgttttaagaaaaaaaaatcgctcATTCTAGTAAAAGCATTAGGGAGGTCTATGTACTACAAGTACATTTACAATAGCATAGGCCTacgacccagtaactggggcgctgtacttgtttttttgaaatgttaacaTCTACGAAAAACGAGTACATCGCcacagttactgggtctaggccTTTACATAACTTATTTTATCACTTATCAGTTCAATTTTAAAACTTGTAATATTATAATCATGATAGAGGTGGGGATCAGTCTAACTCTAATCTTGACAACTTGTTTTTGACGTCTTTTGCCACtagctagacccagtaactggggcgcagctgtactcctttttttaaattttggcatCATCGGTCGTATTAGCGCCCCAGGTTATTACTGTATGGTTCATACATGATCCTACTCTCAGCATGACCGATGGGTGCCCTGCCTCAACCGCGTAGTCGTAACGGTTGCGGCAGGGCACCCATCTAAAATTTTAGACCTGCCCTGCCTCGACAGTGACGATTACGCGGTTTGAGGCAGGGCACCCATCAATCATGCTGAGAGTAGGAACATGTATGAACCATACATTAATAACCTGGGGCGCTAATACGACCGATGAtgccaacatttaaaaaaaaggacgccccagttactgggtctagccaCTGCACTAGCTATTTTTTAACCATTACCATGACCATGTTATTCAATTTGCATTCGACTTCCAGTTTTTACAGCTGAAACATTTTTGGGAATATTTTGGGGTGTTAAACTTCAACGTGTATTGTAATTGTTAAAGCTTGTGATGATAATAACGAACTAGGCCTaaaaagaaagtaaaacttattttgtatgaaCATTGATTTGATGAATATACGATAAGTGACCAAAAATACATGACCGGCAACCGTCGTGTTAGACTGCGACGGCCAATGCATTTGATTTAGCATCAGTGATAAAACAGCATTATTGCTGAAATTATAAATATCAACCAGTAATATTCTACATACCTTTACGATTTTTAAGCCGGGCCAATTTTAACATCACAAGTCCTCTACTTGCCATTTTGTATTACAGCTACTGCATGTCCAAGCAAACAACAAATTGCATGACAGCTAGCTAGCTgcaacctcgtccccatggtttactttatttccaaccatgtttacaatagtCCTCGTACTGCTCGACACACCCTGGGGACGAGGTCGAGCTAGCTGTGTGTTGCCTTTAGTCTGCATGCCGCCTGCATGTACTTTCACTACATGTGCAGTCAGGGTATAAGTCAAAACTAAAATGATGGCGCCCTCTCTGTCAGGTTGTAAACAAGGCAAAAGGGCGTAACATCAGAATACACCCGCCGCCGGCTAGCAATTAATAAACAGTCTTCAAGGCAAAAGTGTGTATCAAGAGATAAGTCTTGTtgacataaagctgtttactATTGATCAATCTACCTTTTTGATGGTAAAACGGTGTATGTAGAGATACGGCCCTCTGatagaaaataataatttgggagtaACAAACTTTAATATGGCAAAACGGTGTATCCGAGAGATACATCTTTCTGACGCAGAATTAGTCAGTGATAGCAACATACTCTTCACATAGCAGAAGAGTGTATCTATAAGATACGTCTCTCTGACATAAAACAAGTAGCTTGTAGTGCAATATTCTTTCAGGGCAAACATATTTAACACTAAGTTAGGCTGTTTTGCCTCAACATACTCATCTATAAGCGGGTGTTATCTATGAGATACACCGTTTTGCCAAAGAAATCGgaatgaaaatatgaaaaatatgtGAAGATAGCACATACTATCTTTAAAATGGTACATCGTACGGACTTGAGACTTCGTTCATTGggaaaagcgccctcactttccctagaaattgtattttctcaaaaagttgaaAAATTGGGTTACACCCTTTTGCCAAAACAGGGCCGCGCGtgtctctagcatttttagttccggaatgattcaagagcatagctgacagtttttataagtccgggcttttttttcaatgaatatattttttcccatttattaccacgcgccgtgtaaatcatgcattaaattcaccgaattttggggtgtgtgtgtcgggtctactccctgacctctagcctcgctctgaaaatgcccacaacactaagtttgatacgagaagaaagcccttgatcatatctatccaatggtgtaaaacttgtttagattgagcaagtatttaaggtcgaattgaccagttgtaacttgtgtatttttctgtgcacaacaatcccataggtaggcttgttgagttagcttcggagcacagacgcctacttgtcatttttgttatcaagaagtccgaaagccgccctaaaactttaaaattcggatgcagggacatgcaaggatgactcaggtacaaaccgcgtctctctagcatttttagttccggaatgattcaagagcgtagctgacagtttttataagtccgggcttttttttcaatggatatattttttcccatttatcaccacgcgccgtgttaatcatgcattaaattcaccgaatttcggggtgtgtgtcgggtctactccctgacctctagcctcgctttgaaaatgcccacaacactaagtttgatacgagaagaaagcccttgatcatatctatccaatggtgtaaaacttgtttagattgagcaagtatttggggtcgaattgaccagttgtaacctgtgtttttttctgtgcacaacaatcccataggtaggcttgttgagttagcttcggagcacagacgcctacttgtcattttcgttatcaagaagtccgaaagccgccctaaaactttaaaattcggatgcagggacatgcaaggatgactcaggtacaaaccgcgtctctctagcatttttagttccggaatgattcaagagcgtagctgacagtttttataagtccgggcttttttttcaatgaatatatttttttccatttattaccacgcgccgtgtaaatcatgcattaaattcaccgaattttggggtgtgtgtcgggtctactccctgacctctagcctcgctttgaaaatgcccacaacactatgtttgatacgagaagaatgctcttgatcatatctatccaatggtatATAAcatgtttagattgagcaagtatttggggtcgaattgaccagttgtaacttgtgtttttttctgtgcacaaaaatcccataggtaggcttgttgagttagcttcggagcacagctgcctacttgtcattttcgttatcaagaagtctggaagccgccctaaaacttcgaaattcggatgcagggacatgcaaggatgactcaggtacaaaccgcgtctctctagcatttttagttccggaatgattcaagagcatagctgacagtttttataagtccgggctttttttttcattgaatatattttttccaatttatcaccacgcgccgtgtaaatcatgcgttaaattcaccgaattttggggtgtgtgtcgggtctactccctgacctctagcctcgctttgaaaatgcccacaacactaagtttgatacgagaagaaagcccttgatcatatctatccaatggtgtaaaacttgtttagattgaccaagtatttggggtcgaatttaCCAGTTGTaacctgtgtttttttctgtgcacaaaaatcccataggtaggcttgttgagttagcttcggagcacagctgcctacttgtcattttcgttatcaagaagtctggaagccgccctaaaacttcgaaattcggatgcagggacatgtaaggatgactcaggtacaaaccgcgtctctctagcatttttagttccggaatgattcaagagcatagctgacagtttttataagtccgggctttttttttcattgaatatattttttccaatttatcaccacgcgccgtgtaaatcatgcgttaaattcaccgaattttggggtgtgtgtcgggtctactccctgacctctagcctcgctttgaaaatgcccacaacactaagtttgatacgagaagaaagcccttgatcatatctatccaatggtgtaaaacttgtttagattgagcaagtatttggggtcgaattaaCCAGTTGTaacctgtgtttttttctgtgcacaaaaatcccataggtaggcttgttgagttagcttcggagcacagctgcctacttgtcattttcgttatcaagaagactggaagccgccctaaaacttagaaattcggatgcagggacatgcaaggatgactcaggtacaaaccgcgtctctctagcatttttagttccggaatgattcaagagcatagctgacagtttttataagtccgggctttttttttcattgaatatattttttccaatttatcaccacgcgccgtgtaaatcatgcgttaaattcaccgaattttggggtgtgtgtcgggtctactccctgacctctagcctcgctttgaaaatgcccacaacactaagtttgatacgagaagaaagcccttgatcatatctatccaatggtgtaaaacctGTTTAGATTGaccaagtatttggggtcgaattgaccagttgtaacctgtgtttttttctgtgcacaaaaatcccataggtaggcttgttgagttagcttcggagcacagctgcctacttgtcattttcgttatcaagaagtccgaaagccgccctaaaactttaaaattcggatgcagggacatgcaaggatgactcaggtacaaaccgcgtctctctagcatttttagttccggaatgattcaagagcatagctgacagtttttataagtccgggcttttttttcaatgaatatattttttcccatttatcaccacgcgccgtgtaaatcatgcattaaattcaccgaatttcggggtgtgtgtcgggtctactccctgacctctagcctcgctttgaaaatgcccacaacactaagtttgatacgagaagaaagcccttgatcatatctatccaatggtgtaaaacttgtttagattgagcaagtatttggggtcgaattgaccagttgtaacctgtgtttttttctgtgcacaacaatcccataggtaggcttgttgagttagcttcggagcacagacgcctacttgtcattttcgttatcaagaagtccgaaagccgccctaaaactttaaaattcggatgcagggacatgcaaggatgactcaggtacaaaccgcgtctctctagcatttttagttccggaatgattcaagagcgtagctgacagtttttataagtccgggcttttttttcaatgaatatattttttcccatttattaccacgcgccgtgtaaatcatgcattaaattcaccgaattttggggtgtgtgtcgggtctactccctgacctctagcctcgctttgaaaatgcccacaacactatgtttgatacgagaagaatgctcttgatcatatctatccaatggtgtaaaacatgtttagattgagcaagtatttggggtcgaattgaccagttgtaacttgtgtttttttctgtgcacaaaaatcccataggtaggcttgttgagttagcttcggagcacagctgcctacttgtcattttcgttatcaagaagtctggaagccgccctaaaacttcgaaattcggatgcagggacatgcaaggatgactcaggtacaaaccgcgtctctctagcatttttagttccggaatgattcaagagcatagctgacagtttttataagtccgggctttttttttcattgaatatattttttcccatttatcaccacgcgccgtgtaaatcatgcattaaattcaccgaattttggggtgtgtgtcgggtctactccctgacctctagcctcgctttgaaaatgcccacaacactaagtttgatacgagaagaaagcccttgatcatatctatccaatggtgtaaaacttgtttagattgagcaagtatttggggtcgaatttaCCAGTTGTaacctgtgtttttttctgtgcacaaaaatcccataggtaggcttgttgagttagcttcggagcacagctgcctacttgtcattttcgttatcaagaagtctggaagccgccctaaaacttcgaaattcggatgcagggacatgcaaggatgactcaggtacaaaccgcgtctctctagcatttttagttccggaatgattcaagagcatagctgacagtttttataagtccgggcttttttttcattgaatatattttttccaatttatcaccacgcgccgtgtaaatcatgcgttaaattcaccgaattttggggtgtgtgtcgggtctactccctgacctctagcctcgctttgaaaatgcccacaacactaagtttgatacgagaagaaagcccttgatcatatctatccaatggtgtaaaacttgttta
The Asterias rubens unplaced genomic scaffold, eAstRub1.3, whole genome shotgun sequence genome window above contains:
- the LOC117306699 gene encoding protein PRRC2C-like isoform X2, translating into MASRGLVMLKLARLKNRKATQPKCEVPSSAACALLHTPHPTAAITNPDEEAAALPAPAAMTVTVPTTSKGTKPTCEVPSSAASSLLHMSHPTETMNQGQVALPAPATLNEAIPATGSIELSKTQTESCARALPLVVALTRSKRVASTMWVTPVFQPSMDVPSDVQEAALPSVTDSPSSFVPTDEETVASPTPAETVASTTWVPPAFKPATDVLSDVQAAALPTVTDSTSPRCVPQAFKLAIDVPSVLDINVPVTDAEVTALPLLPASTSLVSKKASCRKQLFPSAPAFSFTNAGLPSSSHAPAAQYEDQDFDMQSLSDESDTIFDDIMICPSAETAINDMLMSCISGDIERPNIMPVTGNIDQILIHVPVEEDEVMAEDPQGIVNDSEKNNNNNDYRRSYTIAFSQGSFLTKTF
- the LOC117306699 gene encoding protein PRRC2C-like isoform X1; its protein translation is MLLFLTTLSPQVHEDHLPLLKTVINVDACLLDNCLHVVVNHGWIYFRFFVSFLATQPKCEVPSSAACALLHTPHPTAAITNPDEEAAALPAPAAMTVTVPTTSKGTKPTCEVPSSAASSLLHMSHPTETMNQGQVALPAPATLNEAIPATGSIELSKTQTESCARALPLVVALTRSKRVASTMWVTPVFQPSMDVPSDVQEAALPSVTDSPSSFVPTDEETVASPTPAETVASTTWVPPAFKPATDVLSDVQAAALPTVTDSTSPRCVPQAFKLAIDVPSVLDINVPVTDAEVTALPLLPASTSLVSKKASCRKQLFPSAPAFSFTNAGLPSSSHAPAAQYEDQDFDMQSLSDESDTIFDDIMICPSAETAINDMLMSCISGDIERPNIMPVTGNIDQILIHVPVEEDEVMAEDPQGIVNDSEKNNNNNDYRRSYTIAFSQGSFLTKTF